One Sporomusaceae bacterium ACPt DNA window includes the following coding sequences:
- the rocR_3 gene encoding Arginine utilization regulatory protein RocR yields MRDWEDRLLFLETMTGYIQDALYVIDKHGNELFYNNKIERFEPAHRQNMLAELLAVFKSGQPVLDKYQKYMTVDHREVHMLSSFVPIKRNGEIIAVCSINKNITEMANLLNKVIDLQGQLQHHTQTAKQSGTGATYTFSDILGTSSQIQAVIDKAKKAALGCAPVLLTGETGTGKELFAQSIHNYGQAAAEPFVAVNCAAIPETLLEGIIFGTVKGAFTGAENTPGLLEQAGGGTLFLDEVNSMSLVLQSKLLRALEEKRVRRLGDRKEIPIYCRIISATNVDCRTLLREGKMREDFYYRIAVVNLTIPPLRERSEDVLLLAENLLKRFNKIYGKRITSLAPEVASIFAAHKWPGNVRELYHVLEYAVSFGDNETVLTPNHLPDYLRNFYSPPQYFSPPANLPMSALPDILAATEKRLILNALALHKGNITKAAETLGIHRQNLQARMKKLNILKKVNFFEASSCESEF; encoded by the coding sequence ATGCGCGATTGGGAAGATAGGCTTTTGTTCCTGGAAACTATGACCGGATATATCCAGGATGCCTTATATGTTATTGATAAGCATGGCAATGAACTATTCTACAATAATAAAATTGAACGGTTCGAACCGGCTCACCGCCAAAATATGCTGGCCGAATTACTGGCGGTATTTAAAAGTGGCCAACCGGTCCTGGATAAGTATCAAAAGTATATGACGGTCGATCACCGGGAAGTGCATATGCTGTCCAGTTTTGTTCCGATTAAGCGCAATGGTGAAATTATCGCTGTTTGTTCGATAAATAAAAATATAACCGAAATGGCGAATTTACTCAATAAAGTAATCGACCTTCAAGGACAGTTGCAGCACCATACGCAGACAGCTAAGCAATCCGGAACCGGCGCTACTTATACTTTCAGCGACATCTTGGGTACCAGCAGCCAAATACAGGCAGTAATTGACAAAGCCAAAAAAGCGGCACTCGGCTGTGCCCCGGTGTTGCTAACAGGTGAAACCGGCACAGGTAAAGAATTATTTGCCCAAAGTATCCACAATTACGGTCAAGCTGCTGCCGAACCGTTTGTAGCGGTAAACTGCGCGGCAATTCCTGAAACTCTGCTGGAAGGAATCATATTTGGCACAGTCAAAGGAGCTTTTACCGGCGCCGAGAACACCCCCGGACTATTGGAACAGGCAGGCGGCGGTACCCTCTTTTTGGATGAAGTTAACAGCATGAGTCTAGTTTTGCAGTCTAAACTCTTAAGAGCACTGGAAGAAAAGCGGGTCCGCAGGCTGGGCGACCGTAAGGAAATTCCCATTTACTGCCGGATCATAAGCGCAACCAATGTTGATTGCCGGACACTGTTACGTGAAGGCAAAATGCGCGAAGACTTTTATTACCGGATTGCTGTTGTCAATCTAACCATTCCTCCCCTGCGCGAGCGGTCAGAAGACGTGCTGCTGCTGGCAGAAAATTTATTAAAACGGTTTAATAAAATTTATGGAAAACGTATTACCTCCCTGGCACCGGAAGTAGCAAGCATCTTTGCTGCGCATAAATGGCCGGGTAACGTCCGGGAGCTGTATCACGTTCTGGAATATGCGGTAAGCTTTGGCGACAATGAAACAGTTTTAACACCTAACCACTTGCCGGATTACCTACGCAACTTCTACTCCCCGCCCCAATACTTCAGCCCGCCGGCAAACTTACCCATGTCCGCGTTACCCGATATCCTTGCCGCTACGGAAAAACGTCTCATTCTTAATGCCCTTGCCCTCCATAAAGGCAATATTACGAAAGCTGCCGAAACCCTGGGAATACACCGGCAAAACCTGCAAGCCCGCATGAAAAAATTGAATATCCTCAAGAAAGTAAATTTTTTCGAAGCGTCATCGTGCGAGTCCGAATTTTAA
- a CDS encoding IS110 family transposase ISGka2, which yields MLKIVYPICCGIDVHKKFIVACIASTDNKGVTTYKSKRFSTFTKGLRELSEWLHSNSCTDVCMESTGKYWIPVYNILEATCKITLAHPKYVKAIRGKKTDKKDAKWIADLFKHDLVAGSFMPPLPIRQLRDLMRYRFKLTNFCSSEKNRIQNCLTVSNIQLANVISDTFGKSSMKIIDYLLENPHDKDFDFVPLLHASMLRKADDIRLALDGMITPEQQQKMNIILQHYDELEKCKANLESLILSLSEPYAKELSLVSTVPGIKNPFSAIAIISEIGVDMSVFPTAKHLCSWAGLTPQNNESADKKYSVRISRAGVYIKPLLVQIANAVVKSDKHPEIRGRYLSIKKRRGHKRAIIAIARMLLTAIYHILKKSEPYNAELYKKAETIPHTRQITVEQAILIAQRQGYSVIAV from the coding sequence ATGTTAAAAATCGTTTATCCAATCTGTTGTGGAATTGACGTCCACAAAAAGTTTATTGTGGCGTGTATTGCTTCTACCGATAACAAAGGGGTTACCACTTACAAGTCGAAACGCTTTTCTACCTTTACCAAAGGGTTACGCGAGTTATCGGAATGGCTTCACTCTAATTCATGTACAGATGTCTGTATGGAATCTACCGGCAAGTATTGGATTCCTGTGTACAATATTTTGGAAGCCACCTGTAAAATCACATTGGCCCACCCAAAGTATGTGAAGGCTATCCGTGGCAAGAAAACCGATAAAAAGGATGCCAAATGGATTGCTGACTTATTTAAGCATGACCTCGTTGCCGGTAGCTTTATGCCGCCTCTTCCAATACGTCAGTTACGTGATTTAATGCGCTATCGTTTCAAGCTCACAAACTTTTGTTCCAGCGAAAAGAACCGGATTCAAAATTGCCTTACTGTATCAAATATCCAGCTTGCCAATGTGATATCTGATACTTTCGGTAAGAGTTCAATGAAAATCATTGACTACTTGCTTGAAAATCCTCACGACAAGGATTTCGATTTTGTTCCTCTTCTTCATGCTTCTATGCTGCGTAAGGCGGACGATATCCGTCTGGCCTTAGACGGAATGATTACACCCGAACAGCAGCAAAAAATGAATATTATTCTTCAGCATTATGACGAATTGGAAAAGTGCAAGGCCAATCTTGAATCCTTAATTCTTTCGCTTTCAGAGCCTTATGCCAAGGAACTTTCGTTAGTGTCCACTGTGCCAGGTATCAAAAACCCTTTTTCCGCTATCGCTATCATTTCGGAAATCGGTGTTGATATGTCTGTGTTCCCTACAGCCAAACACTTATGTTCTTGGGCAGGCCTGACCCCTCAAAACAACGAGAGCGCGGACAAAAAATATTCTGTGCGCATATCCCGTGCCGGTGTTTATATCAAACCACTTTTAGTGCAAATCGCTAATGCGGTTGTTAAAAGTGATAAGCACCCTGAAATCAGAGGCCGCTATTTATCCATCAAAAAGCGCCGCGGTCATAAGCGTGCTATCATAGCCATTGCACGTATGTTGCTGACCGCCATTTATCACATCCTTAAAAAAAGTGAACCTTACAATGCCGAACTCTACAAAAAGGCAGAAACTATACCACATACTCGTCAGATCACTGTAGAGCAAGCCATTCTCATAGCTCAAAGGCAAGGTTACTCGGTAATTGCGGTTTGA